Proteins encoded within one genomic window of Chitinophaga parva:
- a CDS encoding RICIN domain-containing protein: MKKAALFLCLLVMAACKQDVLKTTTTGTSTVARSPLTSPPDYATVTITNVNSGKFLEVAGNPTANEKFKDNTLLQQWQLSGSVSAQDNWQKWHLIYQTTAGGVRYYQIRNLFSGKLIDVPSGTNVSGTVLQQYASFPLPADQQLWKLQDLGGGQYNIVNKGNGLALSVSGGSTANGAQVIQETAASGNKQRWSIDVIAEDTWRDDAVVRFFFRNSTSQGSAAFDEGTSIPLTWSGNNGKVLWITQDAWDGSQLQSNSMFNCNDVFRYNNSVLIQPSHTDWSPGNTPNMTINNSNNGRPLQVFNNQPGTDWSWPGPGVEIGDKVYVQCGEGTSLTASNQSLYRLTQSTGTQWVAERFQPNGFSGQTTVSYSSGMVKPGDGYVYAFGSEGVGYGYNSYVHVARFAESSPFVWQYWSGSAWISTVTTGAASKVADGLGTNAIAYVNGKYVQVTMDQGFNCDASRNIYMATATSPTGPFSTPVKVYAIQEYFKGQYARYYTPAIHPEFASGHNELLVTYCLNFSACGQASCDGSYLDPYFYRVKGIRVPYSKIGL; encoded by the coding sequence ATGAAAAAAGCAGCACTCTTTCTCTGCCTGCTGGTAATGGCCGCCTGTAAACAGGATGTGCTGAAAACCACGACCACAGGTACTTCTACCGTAGCCCGCTCTCCGCTCACGTCTCCACCGGATTACGCCACGGTGACCATTACCAACGTAAACAGCGGTAAGTTCCTGGAGGTAGCAGGCAACCCTACTGCCAATGAAAAATTTAAAGACAACACGCTGCTGCAACAGTGGCAACTCTCCGGTTCCGTGAGCGCGCAGGACAACTGGCAGAAATGGCACCTCATTTACCAGACCACGGCAGGCGGTGTGCGGTATTACCAGATCCGCAACCTGTTCAGCGGAAAGCTGATAGACGTGCCTTCCGGCACCAATGTAAGCGGCACGGTGCTGCAGCAGTATGCATCCTTTCCGCTGCCGGCAGACCAGCAGCTCTGGAAGCTGCAGGACCTGGGTGGCGGGCAGTATAACATTGTGAACAAAGGCAATGGCCTGGCACTTTCCGTATCCGGCGGGTCTACCGCCAATGGCGCCCAGGTGATCCAGGAAACGGCGGCCAGCGGCAACAAACAACGTTGGTCCATTGACGTTATAGCGGAAGATACCTGGCGCGATGATGCCGTGGTGAGGTTCTTCTTCCGCAACAGCACCAGCCAGGGCTCTGCCGCCTTTGACGAGGGTACCAGCATTCCCCTCACCTGGAGTGGCAACAATGGTAAGGTGCTGTGGATCACCCAGGATGCCTGGGATGGCTCACAGTTGCAGTCCAATAGCATGTTTAACTGCAACGATGTTTTCCGCTACAACAACTCCGTGCTCATTCAACCCAGCCACACCGACTGGAGCCCGGGGAACACGCCCAACATGACGATCAACAACAGCAACAACGGCCGCCCCCTGCAGGTCTTTAACAACCAGCCCGGCACCGACTGGTCATGGCCTGGCCCCGGCGTGGAAATAGGAGACAAGGTGTATGTGCAATGCGGCGAAGGCACCTCCTTGACGGCTTCTAACCAATCGCTGTACCGCCTTACCCAAAGCACCGGCACCCAGTGGGTGGCAGAGCGTTTTCAACCTAACGGCTTCTCCGGCCAGACCACTGTTTCCTATTCTTCCGGCATGGTAAAACCCGGTGACGGGTATGTGTATGCTTTTGGAAGTGAGGGTGTAGGTTATGGTTACAACAGTTATGTGCACGTGGCCCGCTTTGCAGAAAGCAGTCCCTTTGTATGGCAGTACTGGAGCGGTTCCGCATGGATCAGTACTGTGACCACCGGTGCCGCATCCAAAGTGGCGGATGGCCTGGGTACTAACGCCATCGCCTATGTGAATGGCAAGTATGTGCAGGTGACCATGGACCAGGGTTTCAATTGCGACGCAAGCCGCAATATCTACATGGCCACGGCTACATCCCCCACCGGGCCATTCTCTACGCCGGTGAAGGTGTATGCCATCCAGGAATATTTCAAAGGCCAGTATGCGCGGTACTACACCCCGGCCATCCACCCGGAATTTGCGAGCGGACATAATGAATTACTGGTGACGTATTGTTTGAATTTCTCCGCATGTGGCCAGGCATCTTGCGATGGCAGCTACCTGGACCCGTATTTTTACCGGGTGAAGGGCATCCGGGTGCCCTATTCGAAGATCGGGTTGTAG
- a CDS encoding carboxylesterase/lipase family protein encodes MKHALLALSTLLLAVPAFSQQQVTTKNGIVEGYPTPDAKVISYKGLPFAQPPTGLLRWKEPQPVQNWTGVRKADHFGPRAMQKPIFGDMGFRSDGLSEDCLYLNVWAPAGAGKGKALPVLVYFYGGGLAAGDGSEPRYDGESMARRGIVAITVNYRLGIFGFFSHPDLTKESPHHSSGNYGYLDQHAALEWVQQNIAAFGGDPKRVTIAGESAGSISVSVQMASPLSKDLIAGAIGESGAAIKPTLYPIPLAEAEQNGVKLAERIHVTTLDSLRALPAEKLLDAAFQPGAPGTNATIDGYLLPKSLPEIFAAGEQARVPLLAGWNSAEVPYQFIMGPLAPTPDNYKKVLEKLYGDRAADILKLYPGNTDEEVMRSATDLSSDRFIVYSTWKWADLHVQTSGQPVYCYLFSRMRPPMVDKDAVAGLAGGVIKGNGTKPAQPKAMGAGHASEIEYALGNLATNKVYAWTPDDYKVSDTMESYFANFIKTGNPNGPGLTKWEAVRDNNKVSYIDIDVQTVLRRETKRARYLLLDKEYMQQ; translated from the coding sequence ATGAAACATGCTCTCCTGGCACTTTCCACGCTCCTGCTGGCGGTGCCCGCCTTTAGCCAGCAACAGGTCACCACGAAAAATGGTATAGTAGAAGGCTATCCTACCCCCGATGCAAAAGTGATCTCGTACAAAGGCCTTCCTTTTGCCCAGCCTCCCACTGGTCTCCTGCGCTGGAAAGAGCCCCAGCCCGTACAAAACTGGACCGGCGTGCGCAAGGCCGACCACTTTGGGCCGCGCGCCATGCAGAAGCCCATCTTTGGCGATATGGGCTTCCGCTCAGATGGACTGAGTGAAGACTGCCTGTACCTGAATGTGTGGGCACCCGCCGGCGCCGGCAAGGGCAAGGCATTGCCGGTGCTCGTATACTTCTACGGTGGAGGCCTCGCTGCCGGCGATGGCTCAGAACCCCGCTACGATGGGGAGAGCATGGCCCGCCGCGGCATTGTTGCCATCACGGTTAATTACCGCCTCGGCATCTTCGGGTTCTTTTCACACCCGGATCTTACCAAAGAATCTCCCCATCACTCTTCCGGCAATTATGGCTACCTGGACCAGCATGCTGCCCTGGAATGGGTGCAGCAGAATATTGCCGCTTTTGGTGGAGATCCCAAGCGTGTTACCATTGCCGGCGAATCGGCCGGCAGTATTTCCGTATCCGTACAGATGGCCTCTCCTTTGTCTAAAGATCTCATTGCAGGCGCCATCGGCGAAAGTGGTGCCGCCATTAAACCCACATTGTATCCCATCCCCCTGGCAGAAGCAGAACAGAACGGCGTAAAACTGGCCGAACGCATACACGTGACCACCCTGGATTCCCTGCGCGCCCTGCCCGCGGAAAAGCTGCTGGATGCCGCATTCCAGCCGGGTGCACCGGGTACTAACGCCACGATAGACGGCTACCTGCTGCCTAAATCCCTGCCGGAAATATTTGCCGCCGGAGAACAGGCCCGCGTGCCCCTGCTGGCCGGCTGGAACTCTGCTGAAGTGCCCTACCAGTTTATCATGGGCCCATTGGCCCCCACACCGGATAATTACAAAAAGGTATTGGAAAAACTTTATGGCGACCGCGCCGCGGACATCCTGAAACTATACCCCGGCAACACGGATGAGGAAGTGATGCGCTCTGCCACAGACCTGAGCAGCGACCGTTTTATCGTGTACAGCACGTGGAAGTGGGCAGACCTGCATGTACAAACCAGCGGGCAGCCCGTTTACTGCTATCTCTTTTCCCGCATGCGCCCGCCGATGGTGGATAAAGACGCTGTGGCGGGCCTGGCAGGCGGTGTGATCAAAGGCAATGGCACCAAACCGGCGCAACCCAAAGCCATGGGCGCCGGGCACGCGTCGGAGATTGAATATGCACTGGGCAACCTGGCTACCAATAAAGTATATGCCTGGACACCGGACGATTATAAAGTGTCTGACACGATGGAAAGCTATTTTGCTAATTTCATAAAGACAGGCAACCCGAACGGGCCCGGCCTCACCAAATGGGAAGCGGTCAGGGATAACAACAAGGTGTCTTATATCGATATTGATGTGCAAACGGTGCTGCGCAGGGAAACCAAGCGTGCGCGGTATTTGTTACTGGACAAGGAGTATATGCAGCAGTAA